GGCGGGCGCACGCTCACCGCCATGCTGCCGGGTTGACGGCGTTGAGCGATCTCTTTGGCGCCGGCGGTCTGGACTCCTCGGTGCCCCGTCCCCTCGCGGACCGGCTGCGCCCGCAGAACCTTGCCGAGGTCGTCGGCCAGGAGCACCTCACCGGCCCCGACGGCCTGCTCACCCGGCTCGCCGGCGGGCGGTCCTTCGGTTCGCTGATCTTCTGGGGCCCGCCCGGCACCGGCAAGACCACCGTCGCCCGGCTGATTGCCCGGCAGACCGACCTGCATTTCGAGCAGATCTCTGCCATCTTCACCGGCGTCGCCGAGCTGAAAAAGGTGTTCGAGGCCGCGCGCGGCCGGCGCGCCGTGGGGCAGGGGACGCTGCTCTTCGTCGACGAGATCCACCGCTTCAACCGCGCCCAGCAGGACAGCTTCCTGCCCGTGATGGAAGACGGCACGATCACGCTGATCGGCGCCACCACGGAAAACCCATCCTTCGAGCTGAACGCCGCGCTTCTGTCCCGCGCGCGCGTGCTGGTGTTCAAGTCGCTCGACCCCGAGGCCATCGAGCGCCTGCTGCAGCGCGCCGAGGCGATCGAGGGGCGGCGCCTGCCGCTCCAGCCGGAGGCCCGCACCGCGCTCGCCGGCATGGCGGATGGCGACGGGCGCTATCTGCTCGGCCTGGTCGAGGAACTGCTTGCGCTGGCCGACGGCGCGGACCTCGACGTCGCCGCCCTGTCCGAGACGGTGCAGAAGCGCGCGCCGATCTACGACAAGGGGCAGGACGAGCACTACAATCTGCTGAGCTGTTTCCATAAGAGCCTGCGCGGTTCGGACGTGAACGCCGCCATGTACTGGGCCGCGCGCATGATCGTCGGCGGCGAGGATCCGGGCACCGTGTTCCGCCGCCTGTGCTGCGCCGCGTCCGAGGATGTCGGCATGGCCGACCCGCAGGCCATGCCCATGGTGGTGGCCGCCTGGACCGCCTTTGACCGCGTCGGCTGGCCGGAGGGCCGTCTGTTCCTCGCCCAGGCCATCGCCTATGTGGCGACCGCTCCCAAATCGAACGCCGCCTACGCGGCCTTCAACGCGGCCATGTCCCTGGCGCAAAAGACCGGATCGCTCGCGCCGCCGAAATCTATCCTGAACGCACCGACGAAGCTGATGAAGGATCTCGGCTACCACGCCGGCTATCGCTACGATCACGATTATCCGGATGCGTATGCCGGGCAGGAGTTCTTCCCCGACGAGCTGGCGGGCGAGCGCCGGCCGGAGCTGTACCAGCCGAATGAGCGCGGTTTCGAGCGCGAGGTGAAGAAGCGGCTGGATTACTGGGCGCGGCTGCGTGCCGAGCGCCAAAGTCGCTGAGAAACAGGCCGCGGACAGGAGCGAGGTTAGGCCGGCATGAACAGCATGGTGATGATCTTCATCGGGGCAGGCATCGGCGGCGTGCTGCGCAACGCCGTCAACATGCTGGCGATGCGCCTGTTCGGGATGCATTTTCCCATCGGCACCATGGCGATCAACATCGTCGGCTCCTTCGTGATCGGTCTCGTCGCCGGCTGGCTCACCTTTCGCGCCGAATGGGCGTGGAGCTATCACGCGCGCGTCTTCATCATCACCGGCATTCTCGGTGGCTTCACCACCTTCTCCTCCTTCTCGCTCGACACCGCCCTGCTGGTGGAGCGCGGCGAGATGGGGCTGGCGGCGCTCTATGTTGGCGGCTCGGTCGCCCTTTCCCTCGTCGCGGTGTTCGGCGGTCTGACCATCATGCGCGCTCTCGCGTGACGGCGGGCCTTGTCTCGGCTATGTGCTGGGGCAAGGAGAATTTCCACATGGCCGTAGAAACACGCCTCGTCGACCGCGACGAAGAGGGAATGCGGCTCGACCGCTGGTTCAAGACGCATTTTCCGGACCTGTCGTTCGGGCATCTGCAGAAGCTGCTGCGCGGCGGGCAGATCCGCGTCGATGGCGGCCGGGTGAAGACCAATAGCCGCCTGTCCGCCGGGCAGAGCGTCCGCATCCCGCCGCTCGACGAGAAGCCCAAGCTTTCCGCCGCCGATTTCCTGGACGCGCAGGAAGGCAAAGCCCCCCTGCGCGAGCGGGCGGCCCCCGGTGAGCGGGCGGAAGGCTCTGGCGAGCGGGCCGAGCCCTCCACTTCGCTCGCGGCGCCGGCCGTCAGACGCGCCAGTTCGGATGACAAGGACGCCGTCGCGCTCCGCCAGATGACGCTGTATGAGGACCGCGACGTTCTCGTGCTGAACAAGCCCTTTGGGCTGGCGGTTCAGGGTGGCTCCGGCACCTACCGCCATGTCGATGGCATGCTGGAGGCGCTGCGCGGCGATGATGGGCAGAAGCCGCGTCTTGTGCACCGCATCGACAAGGACACGTCCGGCATCCTGCTGGTCGCCAAGACCCGCCTGTCGGCCTCGACGCTCGCCAAGACCTTCCGCTCCCGTTCGGCTCGCAAGGTCTATTGGGCGCTGGTGCCCGGCGTGCCGCGCCCGGCGCAGGGGCGCATCTCGACCTATCTGGCCAAGGATGAGGCGGCCGAGCGCATGCGCGTCGCCCGCCACGGCGATGACGAGGCGAGCCACGCCATCTCGTATTACGCCGTCGTCGACCATGCGGCGCAGAAGATGGCCTGGCTGTCGATGAAGCCCGTGACCGGCCGGACGCACCAGCTGCGCGCCCATGCGGCGCATATCGGCCACCCGATTGTCGGCGATCCGAAATATTTCGATATTGAGAACTGGCCGCTGCCGGGCGGGTTGCAGAACCGCCTGCACCTGCTGGCGCGCCGCCTTGTCATCCCGCACCCGCGCGGCGACAAGCTGATCGATGTCTCGGCACCGCTGCCCCCGCACATGCAGCAAAGCTGGAGCGTGCTCGGATTCGACGCGACTCAGTACGATCCCATCGTCGAGGCGCCGGAGTCCTGACACTTCGGTCCGGCCCTACGGGGCCGTTCCCGGGCACCATGCTGCACTGCAACGTGTCCCCCGTGCAACGCTTGTGCAGGAAGTGCACATACGGACGACCTAATACCGTACCGCCCCATAGTCGTGGCATGGTTATCGCCTGTATCCTTCGTGCTAGTTGCAAATCATCGCTGTCTCGGCGCTAGAGCCGTTCGAAATCGCCCGTAACGATACGCCGACTGATGCGGAAAGTCGGTGGTCTGATGGGCGTGCGGCCTTGCTGACGAGGCGGTAGTGCCCATGAGTTGCCGGCTGTGGGGGACAGTCATCAATGAGCGAGATCGGAACTTTTTACGAGCTCTCCGAACGCACATCCGGTGAGGGGCGGAAGGACCGCGCGCGCTCGCGGGCGCTGTTGAGCCGCCATCGCAATCTCCTGCGTCTCAGCCTCATGCTGGGTGCTGTCGTCGCGGACATCGTGACGATTGCCCTGTCGGGTATTCTGGGCGGCGTGATCCGTCACGGTGATCTGTCGCCGAGTGAATGGGACCGGACGCTGGCGCTGCTTGCCCCGTCCTTCCTTCTCGCGGCGATCGCCCTGCGGGCCTACAACGTCCGCACGCTGCGCTCCTACAGCCGGTCGATCCTTCGGGTGCTCACGGCGCTGGTCATCGCCGCGGCCATCAGCTTCAGCGCTACCTTCGCGATGAAGGTCAGCGCCGAACTCTCCCGCCTTGAAGTCGGCTACACCCTGCTGCTCGCGGCCCTGCTGCTGGCCCTCATGCGGGCGGTCGGCGTCAGCATGATCCGCAAGCTGTTCTTCTCCGTGGTCGAGCCGCGCATCGTGGTCCTGACCGACGGTGTCGGCATGGAGCGTCGCACCGGCAACATGATGACCATGATGGTCAATGTGCGGAAGCACAACATCGTGCCGGCGCTGAGTGACCCGATGTTCTTCGACCGGGTGAGCCGCACTGTGCGTGACGCCGACCGGGTGGTACTGGCCTTCTCGGACGCCGACGAGCGGCTGAAATGGGCCGAGGCGATGCGCCTTAGCGGGCTCGACGCGGAAATCATCGCCGATCTCGGCGACGTGCAGCCGCTGGCGATCTCGCACTGGCAGAATCACACCACGCTGGTGATCTCGCGCGGGCCGATGAAGCTCGGCGAGCGACTGCTCAAGCGCGCCTTCGACCTCGCCGTTACCAGCGCCATGCTGCTGGTCGTCGGTCCGGTGATCGCCGTCTGCGCCGTTCTGGTGAAGCTCGACTCGCCCGGCCCGGCCTTCTTTGTGCAGGAGCGGGTGGGGCGCAACAATCGGACCTATCGCTGCTTCAAGCTGCGCACCATGCGGACCGACCTGCTCGACACGACCGGCAGCGTATCGGCCTCCCGCGGCGATCCGCGCGTGACCCGCGTCGGCAACTTCCTGCGCCGCACCAGCCTCGATGAGCTGCCGCAGCTCTTCAACGTGCTGAACGGCGATATGAGCCTCGTCGGCCCGCGCCCGCACGCGCTCGGCTCGCGGGCGGAGGGGGCGCTGTTCTGGGAACTGATCCCGGATTACTGGAGCCGCCACACCATGAAGCCGGGCGTGACCGGGCTCGCTCAGGTGCGTGGCTATCGCGGTGCCACCCATAGCCGTGTCGACATCGAGCGCCGCGTGGCGGCCGATCTCGAATACATCAATGGCTGGTCGCTCTGGCTCGACATCAAGATCCTCATCATGACGATAAAGGTCGCCGTTCACCACAACGCCTATTGAGCGCGCGCCCGCGCAGGTGCGCCAGGCTCTTCAGTGTGGCGCCG
Above is a window of Ancylobacter sp. WKF20 DNA encoding:
- a CDS encoding RluA family pseudouridine synthase: MAVETRLVDRDEEGMRLDRWFKTHFPDLSFGHLQKLLRGGQIRVDGGRVKTNSRLSAGQSVRIPPLDEKPKLSAADFLDAQEGKAPLRERAAPGERAEGSGERAEPSTSLAAPAVRRASSDDKDAVALRQMTLYEDRDVLVLNKPFGLAVQGGSGTYRHVDGMLEALRGDDGQKPRLVHRIDKDTSGILLVAKTRLSASTLAKTFRSRSARKVYWALVPGVPRPAQGRISTYLAKDEAAERMRVARHGDDEASHAISYYAVVDHAAQKMAWLSMKPVTGRTHQLRAHAAHIGHPIVGDPKYFDIENWPLPGGLQNRLHLLARRLVIPHPRGDKLIDVSAPLPPHMQQSWSVLGFDATQYDPIVEAPES
- a CDS encoding exopolysaccharide biosynthesis polyprenyl glycosylphosphotransferase, producing the protein MSEIGTFYELSERTSGEGRKDRARSRALLSRHRNLLRLSLMLGAVVADIVTIALSGILGGVIRHGDLSPSEWDRTLALLAPSFLLAAIALRAYNVRTLRSYSRSILRVLTALVIAAAISFSATFAMKVSAELSRLEVGYTLLLAALLLALMRAVGVSMIRKLFFSVVEPRIVVLTDGVGMERRTGNMMTMMVNVRKHNIVPALSDPMFFDRVSRTVRDADRVVLAFSDADERLKWAEAMRLSGLDAEIIADLGDVQPLAISHWQNHTTLVISRGPMKLGERLLKRAFDLAVTSAMLLVVGPVIAVCAVLVKLDSPGPAFFVQERVGRNNRTYRCFKLRTMRTDLLDTTGSVSASRGDPRVTRVGNFLRRTSLDELPQLFNVLNGDMSLVGPRPHALGSRAEGALFWELIPDYWSRHTMKPGVTGLAQVRGYRGATHSRVDIERRVAADLEYINGWSLWLDIKILIMTIKVAVHHNAY
- the crcB gene encoding fluoride efflux transporter CrcB, encoding MNSMVMIFIGAGIGGVLRNAVNMLAMRLFGMHFPIGTMAINIVGSFVIGLVAGWLTFRAEWAWSYHARVFIITGILGGFTTFSSFSLDTALLVERGEMGLAALYVGGSVALSLVAVFGGLTIMRALA
- a CDS encoding replication-associated recombination protein A — its product is MSDLFGAGGLDSSVPRPLADRLRPQNLAEVVGQEHLTGPDGLLTRLAGGRSFGSLIFWGPPGTGKTTVARLIARQTDLHFEQISAIFTGVAELKKVFEAARGRRAVGQGTLLFVDEIHRFNRAQQDSFLPVMEDGTITLIGATTENPSFELNAALLSRARVLVFKSLDPEAIERLLQRAEAIEGRRLPLQPEARTALAGMADGDGRYLLGLVEELLALADGADLDVAALSETVQKRAPIYDKGQDEHYNLLSCFHKSLRGSDVNAAMYWAARMIVGGEDPGTVFRRLCCAASEDVGMADPQAMPMVVAAWTAFDRVGWPEGRLFLAQAIAYVATAPKSNAAYAAFNAAMSLAQKTGSLAPPKSILNAPTKLMKDLGYHAGYRYDHDYPDAYAGQEFFPDELAGERRPELYQPNERGFEREVKKRLDYWARLRAERQSR